In Halorussus limi, a genomic segment contains:
- a CDS encoding DUF5786 family protein translates to MGFGSYDESEQQNQEVNTDDDGEGVSVHENDHEGELKFETGASTDDLVDKLQDIKDDTEDE, encoded by the coding sequence ATGGGTTTTGGGAGTTACGATGAATCCGAGCAACAGAATCAGGAGGTCAACACTGACGACGACGGCGAAGGCGTGAGCGTTCACGAAAACGACCACGAAGGCGAACTCAAATTTGAAACGGGTGCCTCGACCGACGACCTCGTCGACAAACTCCAGGACATCAAAGACGACACCGAAGACGAGTAA
- a CDS encoding cation:proton antiporter domain-containing protein has product MNGLYSWLLLFGLVVLLLGVFTKWFQKRWYLTEPLTGVALGVILGPAGLGLLSLSATGDQTQLLQEVSRVTLAVADMGVALRLPSGYPLKNWRSLAVVLGLGMVLMMAVSGLLVWGLLSVSFWVAMLIGATVASTDPIVATTIVTGDIAEKYVPERVRHFISAESGANDGAVYPLVLLPILVLTQPQGEVISQWLVNVIGWQIGGAVLLGAILGYGSSRLLTWTESVGIVEKGTFLAYTFALTFVVLGAARLLGVDGVLAAFVAGIAYRMGPGTDEPTEEAQIQQAMTKFFVLPAFVFVGLAIPWDAWLELGWRGLLLAVLILLLRRPPVILGLSRWFRPLHTRKEKVFTAWFGPIGISTLFYAMLAERQTGLDSIWPVASLLLCASLVAHGLSATPFSHRMEGGEGGDTSSESGRP; this is encoded by the coding sequence ATGAACGGGCTATACAGCTGGCTCCTCCTCTTCGGCCTGGTCGTCTTGCTCTTGGGGGTGTTCACGAAGTGGTTCCAGAAACGGTGGTACCTTACCGAACCACTCACTGGCGTCGCCCTCGGTGTAATCCTCGGCCCGGCGGGGCTGGGTCTGTTGAGTCTCTCCGCCACCGGTGACCAAACCCAACTTCTTCAGGAGGTCTCGCGGGTGACTCTCGCCGTCGCGGACATGGGCGTCGCGTTGCGTCTTCCAAGCGGGTATCCGTTGAAGAACTGGCGGTCGCTTGCGGTCGTCCTGGGTCTCGGCATGGTTCTGATGATGGCGGTGAGCGGCCTCCTCGTGTGGGGGCTTCTCAGCGTCTCGTTCTGGGTGGCGATGCTCATCGGGGCCACAGTCGCATCGACCGACCCGATCGTCGCCACGACCATCGTGACCGGCGACATCGCGGAGAAGTACGTGCCTGAACGAGTCCGTCACTTCATCTCCGCTGAGTCGGGTGCCAATGACGGAGCCGTGTATCCCCTGGTTTTGCTCCCGATACTTGTCCTAACACAACCACAGGGAGAGGTCATTTCGCAGTGGCTCGTCAACGTGATTGGATGGCAAATCGGTGGCGCTGTGCTCCTCGGCGCGATTCTCGGGTACGGTTCGTCGAGACTCCTGACGTGGACTGAATCTGTGGGTATCGTCGAGAAGGGGACCTTCCTCGCGTATACCTTCGCGCTTACCTTCGTCGTCTTAGGTGCGGCTCGTCTGCTCGGGGTTGACGGGGTCTTAGCTGCGTTCGTCGCTGGCATTGCCTACCGGATGGGACCCGGTACTGATGAGCCGACAGAAGAAGCACAGATACAGCAGGCAATGACGAAGTTTTTCGTCCTCCCGGCATTTGTCTTCGTGGGCCTGGCGATACCGTGGGACGCGTGGCTGGAACTTGGTTGGCGTGGACTCTTACTTGCAGTGCTGATTCTACTCCTTCGGCGACCGCCCGTCATCCTGGGATTATCTCGGTGGTTCCGGCCCCTCCACACGCGAAAGGAGAAGGTGTTTACTGCTTGGTTCGGTCCAATCGGGATTTCGACGCTCTTCTATGCGATGCTCGCTGAACGACAGACCGGGTTGGACAGTATCTGGCCGGTCGCATCGCTCTTGTTGTGCGCTTCCCTCGTCGCACACGGCCTCTCGGCCACGCCGTTCTCCCACCGGATGGAAGGTGGTGAAGGCGGCGACACGTCTTCTGAATCAGGACGTCCCTGA
- a CDS encoding macro domain-containing protein yields the protein MEFTVVQGDIASQEADGLVNAAGTSLQMGSGVAGALRRGANGPINDEAVSKGPVELGAVAVTDAYELDAEYVIHAAAMPHYGDGQATAESIREATRNSLAKADDLGCESLVIPILGTGAAGYEFEDGARLVCEAIRDYQPTALSDVRVIAYSQREYEVLERIAEDVRKSA from the coding sequence ATGGAGTTCACAGTCGTTCAAGGTGATATCGCATCACAAGAGGCCGATGGACTTGTGAACGCCGCAGGGACCAGTCTCCAGATGGGAAGCGGGGTCGCCGGTGCGCTTCGCCGGGGCGCGAACGGACCAATCAACGACGAGGCCGTCTCCAAGGGCCCTGTCGAACTCGGCGCGGTCGCCGTCACTGACGCATACGAGTTGGACGCCGAGTACGTCATTCACGCGGCAGCGATGCCCCACTACGGCGACGGCCAGGCGACGGCAGAGAGTATCCGTGAAGCGACACGGAATTCGCTGGCGAAGGCCGATGATCTCGGTTGTGAGTCGCTCGTGATCCCAATCCTCGGGACGGGAGCCGCTGGTTACGAGTTCGAAGATGGAGCTCGACTCGTCTGTGAGGCAATCCGGGACTACCAGCCGACGGCACTGTCCGACGTCCGAGTCATTGCGTACTCCCAACGAGAATACGAGGTACTTGAACGAATCGCGGAGGATGTCCGAAAGAGTGCGTAA
- the rnz gene encoding ribonuclease Z — protein sequence MDVTFLGTSGAIPTTERNPSAILLRREGERFLFDVGEGTQRQMMRFSTGFDIDAILLTHLHGDHVLGLPGLLQTLDFNERTASLPIYTPAGTADTVAHLLKATKTNPIYPVPIHEVSPGDAAVDRDEYTIRAFETNHRTISVGYALIEAQRKGRFNRKRAEELGVPVGPKFQQLHEGTPVELDDGTVVYPEQVVGDPRPGRRVVYTGDTRPTDTTVSAATDADLLIHEAMFASDRGNRAKQTGHSTSREAAEIARQAGVDRLALTHISSRYSNETEQLETEASELVNTDVCIPADGESLTVPYPDSD from the coding sequence ATGGACGTCACCTTTCTCGGAACCAGTGGAGCCATCCCCACCACCGAACGGAATCCGAGTGCGATCCTGCTTCGGCGCGAGGGTGAGCGGTTCCTCTTCGATGTCGGGGAAGGGACGCAACGCCAGATGATGCGCTTTTCGACCGGCTTCGATATCGACGCGATCTTACTGACCCATCTGCACGGCGACCACGTACTCGGACTTCCGGGATTGCTCCAAACGTTGGACTTTAACGAACGAACAGCGTCACTTCCAATCTACACGCCAGCAGGAACCGCCGATACCGTCGCACACTTGCTCAAGGCGACGAAGACGAATCCGATATATCCAGTCCCCATTCACGAAGTCAGTCCCGGTGATGCTGCGGTTGACCGCGACGAGTACACGATTCGGGCCTTCGAAACGAATCATCGAACGATATCGGTGGGATATGCGCTCATCGAGGCCCAGCGCAAAGGACGATTCAATCGTAAACGGGCCGAAGAACTTGGCGTTCCCGTTGGACCAAAATTCCAACAACTCCATGAGGGCACCCCTGTCGAACTTGATGATGGAACGGTCGTCTACCCGGAGCAGGTGGTTGGCGACCCTCGGCCCGGACGTCGAGTTGTGTATACGGGTGATACCCGACCGACGGACACCACGGTTTCCGCTGCGACGGACGCGGATCTTCTCATCCACGAAGCGATGTTCGCGTCCGACCGGGGCAACCGGGCCAAACAGACGGGGCACTCGACGAGTCGAGAGGCTGCCGAGATCGCACGTCAAGCTGGTGTCGACCGACTCGCACTGACCCATATTTCATCCCGCTATTCAAACGAGACTGAACAGTTAGAAACCGAAGCGAGTGAACTCGTTAATACAGACGTCTGTATCCCTGCTGATGGGGAGTCGCTCACAGTTCCGTATCCCGACTCGGACTAA
- a CDS encoding DUF421 domain-containing protein, whose product MSSVNFFFAGWETVLRVIVVGIAMYVSLVVFLRLSGSRTIASMNVFDFIVTVALGAVFGRALTANSVALAEALTAFALLIVLQYTVAWLQTRWPRFEQAVTNDSTLLYFHGEFLQDAMRDQRVTENELRGAVQKENVGSMDEVEALVLESDGKVLVITSVGDGSTLGRIISDERTTQSLSEP is encoded by the coding sequence ATGAGTAGTGTCAACTTCTTCTTTGCCGGCTGGGAGACAGTCCTCCGAGTCATCGTCGTTGGCATTGCGATGTATGTGTCTCTCGTCGTGTTCCTCCGCCTCTCGGGAAGTCGAACGATTGCGAGCATGAACGTCTTCGACTTCATCGTGACCGTCGCGCTTGGGGCGGTGTTCGGTCGGGCCCTCACGGCCAATTCTGTTGCACTCGCGGAGGCTCTCACTGCCTTCGCACTCCTCATCGTCCTACAATACACCGTTGCGTGGCTCCAGACGCGATGGCCTCGGTTCGAACAAGCGGTTACGAACGACTCAACGCTGCTCTACTTCCATGGGGAGTTCCTTCAGGATGCGATGCGTGATCAGCGCGTGACTGAGAACGAGCTACGGGGGGCCGTTCAGAAAGAGAACGTCGGTTCGATGGATGAAGTCGAAGCGCTCGTCCTTGAGTCAGACGGCAAGGTTTTGGTTATCACTTCGGTCGGGGACGGCTCGACTCTCGGGCGGATCATCTCCGACGAACGAACGACGCAGTCTCTCAGTGAGCCATGA
- a CDS encoding DUF7504 family protein: MEDVSQQHEDGGDPIIESFPDAVAAGTTVLVAGTIDPTEYALCLRALSHYSSGTDTALVVTTTEGASQTRGQYERVCPNADPPQLRLVDMASDQYITALYEDLPTISIPAPDDLERLVLALSELVETSGPTPGQRHLVIRSLSPILASNPVERVSTVLDRISGLRTPGGLGLFGLDYTAHDEDTMAELATCVDGILWVTEQPDTGIEFELRSTRAHLNRR; this comes from the coding sequence ATGGAGGACGTATCACAGCAACACGAAGACGGCGGTGACCCCATTATTGAGTCCTTCCCCGATGCAGTCGCAGCGGGCACAACGGTGTTGGTTGCTGGGACGATTGACCCGACAGAATATGCACTCTGTCTCCGTGCCCTCAGTCACTACAGCAGCGGCACTGATACGGCACTCGTCGTCACGACGACCGAAGGTGCATCACAGACCAGAGGCCAGTACGAACGCGTCTGTCCGAATGCTGACCCTCCACAACTCCGTCTGGTCGATATGGCGTCCGATCAGTATATCACGGCCCTCTACGAGGACCTTCCGACGATCTCTATCCCCGCACCAGATGACCTCGAACGCCTTGTCCTCGCCCTCTCTGAACTAGTCGAGACGAGCGGGCCAACACCAGGGCAGCGCCATCTCGTTATTCGCTCCCTCTCGCCAATTTTAGCTTCCAACCCCGTCGAACGGGTTTCCACGGTTCTCGATCGCATTTCCGGGCTTCGCACTCCAGGTGGACTTGGCCTCTTCGGCCTCGATTACACGGCTCATGACGAAGACACGATGGCGGAACTTGCCACCTGTGTCGATGGCATCCTCTGGGTGACCGAACAGCCTGATACTGGAATCGAGTTCGAGCTCCGATCGACGCGAGCACATCTCAACCGCCGTTAA
- a CDS encoding beta-CASP ribonuclease aCPSF1 — MSTDTSTSTLEAITAELKAEIPDELTISKVTYEGPELILYTDTPREFAERDGLIRQLASTVRKRITVRPAPGTQTSPVDAEPRIRDLIPDAAGITNLEFYPETGEVLIEADKPGLVIGSRASTLREITQAVGWTPEVLRTPPMESSTVDNVRNFLKQERGDRRQFLERVGEQIHRESNQDPEWVRVTTLGCCREVGRASFILSTPETRVLIDCGDKPGAEGEVPYLQLPEANPIADLDAVVLTHAHLDHSALLPLLFKYGYDGPVYTTEATRDLMGLLQLDYLDVAAKEGRTPPYESEMVREELKHTIPLDYGNVTDIAPNIKLTLHNAGHILGSAVAHFHVGSGFHNLVFSGDIHYSDTRLFNGASNEFPRAETLVLESTYGRRNDYQTDQADSERKLITLINDTYEDDGTVVIPAFAVGRSQELMLVLEEAMRKGKIPTMPVYLDGMIREATAIHTAYPEFLRDGLRQRILHDGDNPFLGDQFQQVDGGEEMRHAIAAGDPCIILSTSGMVSGGPIMSWLELLGGDPENLLLFVGYQAQGTLGRRIQRGERRIPFSDRRREKELTLQFRVESVSGFSGHADRNGLEDFVRTMDPRPHKILCVHGDESATDQLSSALYQKFNLRTFAPKNTETFRLE, encoded by the coding sequence ATGAGTACAGACACTAGTACAAGTACACTTGAAGCGATAACCGCTGAACTTAAAGCCGAGATTCCTGATGAACTCACCATCTCGAAGGTCACGTACGAAGGCCCTGAACTGATTCTCTACACCGACACCCCACGAGAATTTGCTGAGCGGGATGGATTGATTCGCCAACTCGCGAGTACCGTCCGGAAACGAATCACCGTTCGGCCAGCCCCAGGCACCCAGACAAGTCCGGTGGATGCCGAGCCCCGTATACGCGATCTCATTCCGGACGCGGCGGGCATTACGAATCTCGAATTTTATCCCGAGACCGGTGAGGTCCTTATCGAAGCCGACAAGCCAGGGCTCGTTATTGGGAGTCGTGCCAGTACGCTCCGCGAAATCACGCAAGCTGTCGGCTGGACGCCAGAGGTCCTGCGCACACCACCGATGGAGTCATCGACGGTCGATAACGTGCGGAACTTCCTCAAACAAGAACGTGGCGACCGACGGCAGTTCCTTGAGCGCGTCGGCGAGCAGATTCATCGTGAGTCCAATCAGGACCCCGAGTGGGTTCGCGTGACGACGCTGGGCTGTTGCCGCGAAGTTGGGCGGGCGAGTTTCATCTTGAGTACGCCAGAAACACGAGTTCTCATCGATTGTGGTGATAAGCCCGGCGCCGAGGGCGAAGTGCCCTATCTGCAACTCCCGGAGGCGAACCCAATCGCCGACCTCGATGCAGTCGTCCTGACCCATGCACACCTCGATCATAGCGCCCTCCTCCCGCTTCTCTTCAAATACGGCTACGACGGCCCCGTTTATACGACGGAGGCGACACGGGACTTGATGGGCTTATTGCAACTGGACTATCTCGATGTGGCTGCAAAGGAGGGGCGCACACCGCCGTACGAGAGCGAGATGGTCCGCGAGGAACTCAAGCATACGATTCCGCTCGACTACGGCAATGTCACCGATATCGCCCCAAACATCAAACTCACGCTCCACAATGCGGGGCACATCCTCGGTAGTGCCGTTGCCCACTTCCACGTCGGTAGCGGGTTTCATAATCTCGTCTTTTCGGGTGACATCCACTATTCGGACACCCGCCTGTTCAACGGGGCTTCGAACGAGTTCCCGCGTGCCGAGACGCTCGTACTCGAATCGACCTACGGGCGGCGAAACGATTACCAGACGGATCAAGCAGATAGCGAACGGAAACTGATTACCCTTATCAACGACACGTACGAGGACGACGGAACGGTCGTCATCCCGGCCTTCGCTGTTGGGCGCTCGCAGGAACTCATGCTCGTCCTCGAAGAGGCGATGCGCAAGGGCAAGATTCCGACCATGCCGGTCTACCTCGATGGGATGATTCGCGAGGCAACGGCCATTCACACGGCGTATCCCGAGTTCCTGCGCGATGGGTTACGACAGCGGATTCTCCACGACGGCGATAATCCGTTCCTTGGGGACCAGTTCCAGCAAGTCGACGGCGGTGAGGAGATGCGCCACGCGATTGCTGCCGGTGACCCGTGCATCATCCTCTCGACGTCAGGGATGGTGTCTGGCGGGCCGATCATGTCGTGGCTCGAACTACTGGGCGGTGACCCGGAGAATCTGTTGCTGTTCGTGGGGTATCAGGCACAGGGGACACTCGGTCGGCGGATTCAACGTGGCGAACGCAGGATTCCGTTCAGTGACCGTCGACGCGAGAAAGAACTCACACTCCAGTTCCGCGTCGAATCAGTCAGCGGGTTCTCCGGGCATGCTGACCGAAACGGCCTCGAGGACTTCGTCAGGACAATGGATCCGCGTCCACACAAGATTCTCTGCGTCCACGGCGACGAATCAGCGACCGATCAGCTCTCATCAGCCCTCTACCAGAAATTTAATCTCAGGACGTTTGCCCCAAAGAACACGGAAACGTTCCGTCTTGAGTAA
- a CDS encoding translation initiation factor eIF-1A, which yields MSENADRRNLRMPTDDELFGVVTEHNGGNHVCVRCEDGKNRMGRIPGRMKYRVWIEQDNVVLVEPWDWQDEKANVEWRYNQQDADQLRAEGHIE from the coding sequence ATGAGCGAAAACGCAGACCGTCGAAATCTTCGCATGCCGACTGACGACGAGTTATTCGGCGTCGTGACCGAACACAACGGCGGAAACCACGTCTGCGTCCGGTGTGAAGACGGGAAGAATCGAATGGGCCGCATCCCCGGGCGGATGAAGTACCGCGTCTGGATCGAACAAGACAATGTCGTCCTCGTCGAACCCTGGGACTGGCAGGACGAGAAGGCCAACGTCGAATGGCGCTACAACCAACAGGATGCCGACCAGCTCCGCGCTGAAGGTCACATCGAATAG
- a CDS encoding winged helix-turn-helix domain-containing protein — MDSLEILGSKARLDILRVLSRRDMYVSELMEEVGMDGKTATHHLDVLVDGGLLESYTEGRRRYFSLVREVRFEVSPSPNRRFVVQFPEQEEI, encoded by the coding sequence ATGGATTCACTCGAGATACTCGGGTCGAAAGCTCGACTCGACATCCTCCGAGTCCTTTCACGGCGGGATATGTACGTGTCCGAGCTGATGGAGGAAGTCGGGATGGATGGCAAAACAGCCACCCATCACCTCGATGTGTTGGTGGATGGTGGCCTCCTTGAATCGTATACGGAGGGGCGTCGTCGATACTTTTCGCTAGTCCGTGAGGTTCGGTTTGAGGTTTCGCCCTCACCGAATCGCCGGTTTGTCGTCCAGTTTCCAGAACAGGAAGAGATATGA
- a CDS encoding amphi-Trp domain-containing protein gives MPEVPAEDEEAKMSTITDGYFEEEYYISAEDAGEFLIELGEQFHDSDEITITGDDWELPFAFGEPIELDIEFEGDGEPELEVEVELSGRVEDEVPNLE, from the coding sequence ATGCCTGAAGTGCCCGCCGAAGACGAGGAAGCGAAGATGAGCACGATCACGGATGGCTACTTCGAGGAGGAGTACTATATCAGTGCAGAGGACGCTGGCGAGTTCCTGATCGAGCTGGGCGAGCAGTTCCATGATTCCGACGAGATTACCATCACGGGTGACGACTGGGAGCTGCCGTTCGCGTTTGGTGAGCCGATCGAGTTGGATATCGAGTTCGAAGGCGACGGCGAACCGGAGCTGGAAGTTGAAGTCGAACTCTCCGGGCGGGTCGAAGATGAGGTCCCGAACCTCGAATAG
- a CDS encoding ion channel has translation MLSRRHSLRTMTTENLFFLALGSLLLISSIIDLLWTTLWANGGAGPLSTRLTTGAWRGLRTLGGGQTRLLNLAGPIILTLMLTMWVALIWGGWTFIFAGGENALTDTRDTGPISWAERTYFVAYSLFTMGNGDFTPTDGIWQIATSLTTASGMLFVTMGVSYVLSVLGAVVDKRSFASTVTGIGTRSEAFVRDGWNGEDLSELDLPLDTLASDVGRLAKQHKAYPILHYYHSNEEDDASALAVAIFDEALTMLRFGVPEDHRPNTPLLNTARSSTQAYLQTLHSMGIQPADETPPPPDLDCLREAGVPTVSDEEFAQALDELSERRRKLLGAVTADAWYWPSENNE, from the coding sequence GTGCTCTCCCGCAGACACTCACTCAGAACGATGACCACTGAAAATCTCTTCTTTCTCGCTCTCGGGAGTCTCCTATTAATCTCGTCGATTATCGACCTCCTCTGGACGACGCTCTGGGCAAACGGTGGTGCAGGCCCCCTTTCCACCCGGTTGACAACCGGAGCCTGGCGTGGACTCCGGACGCTTGGCGGCGGCCAGACACGACTTCTCAATCTCGCTGGCCCAATCATTCTCACGTTGATGCTTACGATGTGGGTCGCGCTCATTTGGGGCGGGTGGACGTTCATCTTCGCTGGCGGTGAGAACGCGCTCACGGACACACGTGACACCGGCCCCATCAGCTGGGCGGAGCGTACGTACTTCGTCGCGTATTCGCTGTTCACGATGGGGAACGGCGATTTCACGCCAACAGACGGCATCTGGCAGATTGCAACGTCGCTCACAACGGCCAGCGGGATGCTGTTCGTGACAATGGGCGTCTCATACGTCCTGTCGGTGCTCGGCGCGGTCGTCGATAAACGCTCGTTCGCTTCGACAGTCACTGGAATCGGAACACGAAGTGAAGCGTTCGTCCGAGATGGCTGGAATGGCGAGGACCTCAGCGAACTTGATCTCCCACTCGATACGCTGGCGTCCGACGTAGGTCGTCTCGCCAAGCAACACAAGGCCTACCCGATACTACACTATTACCACAGCAACGAGGAAGACGACGCCTCGGCGTTGGCCGTCGCTATTTTCGACGAGGCACTCACTATGCTCCGGTTCGGCGTTCCCGAGGACCATCGACCGAACACTCCCCTCCTCAATACTGCACGGTCGAGCACACAGGCCTACCTTCAGACGCTCCATTCCATGGGCATCCAACCTGCTGACGAAACCCCCCCGCCTCCTGATTTAGACTGCCTTCGTGAGGCAGGTGTCCCCACGGTTTCGGATGAAGAGTTCGCCCAGGCCCTCGACGAGCTGAGCGAGCGTCGGCGAAAACTGCTCGGGGCCGTCACCGCCGATGCATGGTACTGGCCATCTGAAAACAATGAGTAG